The following are from one region of the Periophthalmus magnuspinnatus isolate fPerMag1 chromosome 5, fPerMag1.2.pri, whole genome shotgun sequence genome:
- the cdk4 gene encoding cyclin-dependent kinase 4 → MAQTSSIHYEPVAEIGGGAYGTVYKARNTESGQFVALKSVRVQTDQNGLPISTVREVALLRRLEQFDHPNVVRLMDVCATQRSDQETKVTLVFEHVDQDLKTYLEKAPPAGLSQECIKDMMKQLLCGLVFLHSNCVIHRDLKPENILVTSQGQIKLADFGLARIYSCHMALTPVVVTLWYRPPEVLLQSSYASPVDVWSTGCIFAEMFRRKPLFCGDSEVDQLSKIFDVIGLPSEEEWPSNVTLSRKTFRPVPPRPITEVVPEIDSQGVQLLLKMLTFDPFERISAVNALEHQYFKDEETATETTK, encoded by the exons ATGGCCCAAACCTCCAGTATCCACTACGAGCCTGTGGCAGAGATCGGGGGCGGGGCTTATGGGACGGTGTATAAGGCGCGGAACACGGAGAGCGGACAGTTCGTGGCTCTGAAAAGTGTCAGAGTCCAGACCGACCAGAATGGGCTCCCCATCAGCACCGTGAGGGAGGTGGCTCTGCTGCGGAGATTAGAGCAGTTCGACCATCCCAATGTCGTCAG GTTAATGGATGTTTGTGCGACCCAGAGATCAGACCAAGAGACTAAAGTCACTTTAGTGTTTGAACACGTCGACCAAGATctgaaaacatacctggagaaagcgccccctgctggactgTCCCAAGAATGCATTAAA GACATGATGAAGCAGCTGTTGTGTGGTCTGGTTTTCCTTCACTCAAACTGTGTGATCCACCGAGACCTGAAGCCTGAGAACATCCTGGTCACGAGTCAAGGGCAGATCAAACTGGCCGACTTTGGACTGGCTCGGATCTACAGCTGCCACATGGCCCTCACTCCAGTG GTGGTGACTTTGTGGTACCGCCCCCCTGAGGTCCTGCTCCAGTCCAGTTACGCCTCTCCCGTCGACGTCTGGAGCACCGGCTGCATCTTCGCCGAGATGTTCAGGAGAAA GCCTTTGTTTTGTGGAGATTCAGAAGTGGACCAGCTCAGCAAGATTTTTGA TGTGATTGGGCTGCCTTCAGAGGAGGAGTGGCCTTCTAACGTCACGCTCTCCAGGAAAACCTTTCGCCCGGTTCCTCCTCGGCCGATCACCGAAGTCGTCCCGGAGATCGACTCACAGGGTGTCCAGCTATTACTA AAAATGTTGACTTTTGACCCGTTCGAGCGAATATCAGCCGTGAACGCACTCGAGCACCAGTATTTCAAGGACGAGGAGACTGCGACGGAAACGACAAAATGA